A single genomic interval of Streptomyces sp. 1222.5 harbors:
- a CDS encoding histidine phosphatase family protein, translating to MPLRVTFVAAARSSSLLAERFEDDRQLDQAGWDEVQRAAGDLLPLAAADLRYCSPTPRSRATGDALGYAPLVQLALRDCDMGRWRGLTLGEAMAREPGAVDAWLADPRATPHGGESLLGFISRVGGWLDTRPADDSGRIVAVAEPSVIRAALVYALKAPPPTYWNIDVRPLSTTTLTGRGGRWNLRLDGVAPQPSRT from the coding sequence ATGCCACTGAGGGTGACGTTCGTCGCCGCCGCGCGCAGCTCCTCGCTGCTCGCCGAGCGCTTCGAGGACGACCGGCAGCTGGACCAGGCCGGCTGGGACGAGGTGCAGCGTGCCGCAGGGGACCTGCTGCCGCTGGCGGCCGCCGACCTGCGCTACTGCTCGCCGACCCCGCGCAGCCGGGCCACCGGCGACGCCCTGGGGTACGCCCCGCTGGTGCAGCTCGCCCTGCGGGACTGCGACATGGGCCGCTGGCGCGGGCTGACCCTGGGCGAGGCGATGGCCCGGGAGCCGGGGGCCGTCGACGCCTGGCTCGCCGACCCGCGGGCCACGCCGCACGGCGGCGAGTCGCTGCTCGGGTTCATCTCCCGGGTCGGCGGCTGGCTGGACACCCGGCCGGCGGACGACAGCGGCCGGATCGTGGCGGTCGCCGAGCCGTCCGTGATCCGCGCGGCGCTGGTCTACGCCCTGAAGGCGCCGCCCCCGACCTACTGGAACATCGACGTGCGCCCGCTGTCCACGACCACCCTCACCGGCCGCGGGGGCCGCTGGAACCTCCGCCTCGACGGCGTCGCCCCCCAGCCCTCGCGCACCTAG
- a CDS encoding DMT family transporter, whose protein sequence is MRVQSSATAPTPIAVTAPREHRALGTGLAALGVASFSLTFPATAWGLEGFGPWSLVAVRSVLAALVAGGCLLVLRARLPRRRHLPGLAVVALGVVLGFPMLTTLALQTSTTAHAAVVVGLLPLTTAVFSAVRTGSRPSRGFWLAAVAGAAAVLAFTIGQSGGALTTADAYLFAALLVCAAGYTEGGRLARVMPGWQVIGWALTLCLPLSVPAAAVALAYEPVHLTAHGIAGVLWVALGSQFLGLVVWYRGMAVIGIPRASQLQLAQPLLTLVWSALLLGERVTAAAPLTALAVLVCIAVTQRS, encoded by the coding sequence ATGAGAGTACAGAGTAGCGCTACTGCACCCACCCCGATAGCGGTGACCGCTCCTCGGGAGCACCGGGCCCTCGGCACCGGACTGGCCGCCCTCGGCGTCGCCTCCTTCTCCCTGACCTTCCCGGCCACCGCCTGGGGACTGGAGGGCTTCGGCCCCTGGTCACTGGTGGCCGTGCGCAGCGTCCTCGCCGCGCTGGTCGCGGGCGGCTGTCTGCTGGTGCTGCGGGCACGGCTGCCGCGGCGGCGTCATCTGCCGGGGCTGGCCGTGGTCGCCCTCGGCGTGGTGCTGGGCTTCCCGATGCTGACCACGCTCGCCCTGCAGACCTCCACCACCGCGCACGCGGCCGTCGTGGTGGGGCTGCTGCCGCTGACCACCGCCGTGTTCTCGGCCGTGCGCACGGGCAGCCGGCCCTCCCGCGGGTTCTGGCTGGCTGCCGTGGCGGGCGCCGCGGCCGTGCTCGCCTTCACGATCGGGCAGAGCGGCGGAGCGCTCACCACCGCCGACGCCTACCTCTTCGCGGCCCTGCTGGTGTGTGCGGCGGGGTACACCGAGGGGGGCAGGCTGGCCCGGGTCATGCCGGGCTGGCAGGTGATCGGCTGGGCGCTGACGCTGTGCCTGCCGCTGAGCGTGCCGGCCGCCGCCGTGGCGCTGGCGTACGAGCCGGTCCACCTCACCGCCCACGGCATCGCCGGGGTGCTCTGGGTGGCGCTGGGCTCGCAGTTCCTCGGCCTGGTCGTCTGGTATCGGGGGATGGCGGTCATCGGCATCCCCCGGGCCAGCCAGTTGCAGTTGGCCCAGCCCCTGCTCACACTGGTGTGGTCGGCGCTGCTGCTGGGCGAGCGCGTCACGGCGGCCGCTCCCCTGACCGCCCTCGCCGTGCTCGTGTGCATCGCCGTCACCCAGCGGTCGTGA
- a CDS encoding DUF1918 domain-containing protein: MRASKGDRLVQHGRVVGQHDQVSEVVEVMGQEGNPPYRVRFQDGHEAIMSPGPDCQVEHRGEQQR, translated from the coding sequence ATGCGCGCATCCAAGGGCGACCGTCTTGTCCAGCACGGCAGGGTGGTCGGCCAACACGACCAGGTCTCGGAAGTCGTCGAAGTGATGGGACAGGAGGGCAACCCGCCCTACCGGGTCCGCTTCCAGGACGGACACGAGGCGATCATGTCTCCCGGCCCCGACTGCCAGGTCGAGCACCGGGGCGAACAACAGCGTTAG
- a CDS encoding transcriptional regulator, with protein sequence MQPNTLLDAILDEAGISHAGLAAHVNQAGRRRGLALRYEHTAVARWLKGQRPRGQVPDLICEVLAGRLHRPVTLDDIGLGVPGEPSTPHAGSLSGFVERATALWRSDEQQRAHVLGAPAVTGTPAVMPVWEWENPPEDVDVSRGGRHRVTAADIEMLRAARTHYEQMYRKAGGVATRTRIVGFLNAEAAPLLRGSYTDATGRQLHRSTGGLVAIAGICAYDSDAHGLAQRYFHQALRLAKASGDRGLGAYVIALLVNQALFMREYRQAVAFAEAALRAAGRHITPALASDLYAMQAKAYAHLGDSGSALSCIRRAETAADRIRRGYEPDETGYVQPGLVNVQVAEALLSLGELAAAREHAAAAVDNPAHDRGRVHRLAMLSTIELRQGNADKAVVTAVRMAEQARGMESQRLRDRLRAVREHLVRCGSAGTAEAAELIDGALRVPL encoded by the coding sequence ATGCAGCCCAACACTCTGCTCGACGCGATCCTGGACGAGGCGGGGATCTCGCACGCGGGTCTCGCCGCCCACGTCAACCAGGCGGGCCGGCGACGGGGCCTCGCGCTCCGGTACGAGCACACCGCCGTGGCGCGGTGGCTGAAGGGACAGCGGCCCCGCGGCCAGGTGCCCGACCTGATCTGCGAGGTGCTCGCCGGGCGTCTGCACCGTCCGGTGACCCTGGACGACATCGGCCTCGGGGTGCCCGGCGAGCCGAGCACCCCGCACGCCGGTTCGCTGAGCGGGTTCGTGGAGCGGGCGACCGCGCTGTGGCGGTCCGACGAGCAGCAGCGGGCGCACGTGCTGGGCGCTCCGGCCGTCACGGGCACCCCCGCCGTCATGCCGGTGTGGGAGTGGGAGAACCCGCCGGAGGACGTCGACGTGTCCCGCGGCGGCCGGCACCGGGTGACCGCCGCCGACATCGAGATGCTGCGGGCCGCCCGCACGCACTACGAGCAGATGTACCGCAAGGCCGGGGGCGTCGCGACGCGGACGCGGATCGTCGGCTTCCTCAACGCCGAGGCCGCGCCGCTGCTCCGCGGCAGCTACACCGACGCCACCGGCCGTCAACTGCACCGCTCCACCGGTGGGTTGGTGGCGATCGCCGGGATCTGCGCGTACGACTCCGACGCCCACGGCCTCGCCCAGCGCTACTTCCACCAGGCGCTCAGGCTGGCCAAGGCCAGCGGGGACCGGGGACTCGGCGCGTACGTGATAGCGCTGCTGGTCAACCAGGCGCTGTTCATGCGGGAGTACCGGCAGGCCGTCGCCTTCGCCGAGGCCGCGCTGCGGGCGGCGGGCCGGCACATCACCCCGGCGCTCGCCTCCGACCTGTACGCGATGCAGGCCAAGGCGTACGCCCACCTCGGCGATTCGGGCAGCGCCCTGTCCTGCATCCGGCGCGCCGAGACGGCCGCCGACCGCATCCGCCGCGGATACGAGCCCGACGAGACCGGCTACGTCCAGCCCGGCCTCGTCAACGTGCAGGTGGCCGAGGCGCTGTTGAGCCTCGGGGAGCTGGCGGCCGCCCGGGAGCACGCGGCTGCCGCGGTCGACAATCCGGCGCACGACCGGGGGCGGGTGCACCGGCTCGCCATGCTGAGCACGATCGAACTGCGCCAGGGCAACGCCGACAAAGCGGTGGTCACGGCCGTGCGGATGGCCGAGCAGGCCCGCGGGATGGAGTCCCAGCGGCTGCGCGACAGACTCCGCGCGGTGCGCGAGCATCTGGTGCGCTGCGGCTCGGCCGGGACCGCCGAAGCCGCCGAACTCATCGACGGCGCCCTGCGCGTACCGCTGTAG
- a CDS encoding NUDIX hydrolase has protein sequence MQWTKQNEQTVYANRWFRVNLADVELPDGRHLDHFLIRLRPVAVATVVNEANEVLLLWRHRFITDSWGWELAAGVVEDGEDIAGAAARELEEETGWRPGPLHHLMSVEPSNGLTDARHHIYWSDRGEYTGHPVDDFESDRREWVPLKLVPDLIARGEVPAANMAAALLLLHHLRLAEG, from the coding sequence GTGCAGTGGACGAAACAGAACGAACAAACTGTGTATGCAAATCGCTGGTTCAGGGTCAATCTCGCGGATGTCGAGCTGCCCGACGGCCGGCACCTGGACCACTTCCTGATCCGGCTGCGGCCCGTGGCGGTGGCCACGGTGGTCAACGAGGCCAACGAGGTCCTCCTGTTGTGGCGCCACCGCTTCATCACCGACAGCTGGGGCTGGGAACTGGCCGCGGGCGTCGTCGAGGACGGCGAGGACATCGCGGGCGCGGCCGCCCGGGAACTGGAGGAGGAGACCGGCTGGCGGCCGGGGCCCCTGCACCACCTGATGAGCGTGGAGCCGTCCAACGGCCTCACCGACGCCCGGCACCACATCTACTGGTCCGACCGGGGCGAGTACACCGGACACCCGGTGGACGACTTCGAGTCGGACCGGCGGGAATGGGTCCCCCTCAAACTGGTCCCCGACCTGATCGCCCGTGGGGAGGTCCCGGCCGCCAACATGGCGGCCGCGTTACTCCTGCTGCACCACCTCAGGCTCGCCGAGGGCTAG
- a CDS encoding glycoside hydrolase family 10 protein yields the protein MSRRALTLTALSALATAAQGATTACGAAPGEPSPRGGRQGAGAENRMAAQGGAAAGRRGEVAEMRGVWLATVVNRDWPSRPGLPASTQRRELLAHLDKAVRNRLNTVILQVRPTADALWPSPYEPWSEYLTGTQGGDPGWDPLGTAVREAHARGLELHAWFNPFRIANHTDPGRLVASHPARRHPDRVVSYGGKLYYNPGLPEVRAFVQQAVLDAVARYPVDGVHFDDYFYPYPVAGQTFDDDDAYDRHGGAFDSRAAWRRDNTDRLVQETAAGIDRVRPGTRFGISPFGVWRNASTDSRGSDTRAGVQTYDDLHADTRKWVRKNWIDYVVPQLYWHIGNGDAGYAELVDWWARTVEGTRTRLYLGEALYKAGAAGEPSAWQDPVELSRHLTLAAGYPQVRGHVFFAAKDVAADAVGAMARVVADHYPRPATPPR from the coding sequence ATGTCCCGGCGGGCCTTGACGCTGACCGCGCTGTCGGCGCTGGCCACGGCCGCCCAGGGCGCGACGACGGCATGCGGCGCGGCACCCGGGGAGCCGTCCCCGCGCGGGGGGCGGCAGGGCGCCGGGGCGGAGAACCGGATGGCCGCGCAGGGCGGGGCGGCGGCGGGGCGGCGGGGTGAGGTCGCCGAGATGCGGGGCGTGTGGCTCGCGACCGTGGTCAACCGGGACTGGCCCTCGCGGCCCGGCCTTCCGGCGAGCACCCAGCGGCGGGAGCTGCTCGCCCACCTCGACAAGGCGGTGCGCAACCGGCTCAACACGGTGATCCTCCAGGTGCGGCCCACCGCGGACGCCCTGTGGCCCTCGCCGTACGAGCCCTGGTCCGAGTACCTCACCGGCACGCAGGGCGGGGACCCCGGCTGGGACCCGCTCGGCACGGCCGTGCGGGAGGCCCACGCGCGGGGCCTGGAACTGCACGCGTGGTTCAACCCGTTCCGGATCGCCAACCACACGGACCCGGGCCGGCTCGTCGCCTCCCACCCGGCGCGCAGACACCCGGACCGGGTGGTGTCCTACGGCGGGAAGCTCTACTACAACCCGGGCCTGCCCGAGGTCCGCGCCTTCGTCCAGCAGGCCGTCCTCGACGCGGTCGCCCGGTACCCGGTCGACGGGGTGCACTTCGACGACTACTTCTACCCGTACCCGGTCGCCGGCCAGACCTTCGACGACGACGACGCCTACGACCGCCACGGCGGCGCGTTCGACAGCCGGGCCGCCTGGCGGCGGGACAACACCGACCGGCTGGTGCAGGAGACGGCCGCGGGCATCGACCGGGTACGGCCCGGCACCCGGTTCGGGATCAGCCCCTTCGGGGTGTGGCGCAACGCCTCGACCGACTCCCGCGGCTCGGACACGCGGGCGGGCGTCCAGACGTACGACGACCTGCACGCGGACACCCGCAAGTGGGTCAGGAAGAACTGGATCGACTACGTCGTCCCGCAGCTGTACTGGCACATCGGCAACGGTGACGCCGGCTACGCCGAGCTGGTCGACTGGTGGGCGCGGACCGTCGAGGGGACCAGGACGCGCCTGTACCTCGGCGAGGCGCTGTACAAGGCCGGCGCGGCCGGGGAGCCGTCGGCCTGGCAGGACCCGGTGGAACTGTCCCGGCACCTCACCCTCGCCGCCGGGTATCCGCAGGTGCGCGGCCATGTGTTCTTCGCCGCCAAGGACGTCGCGGCGGACGCGGTCGGGGCGATGGCGCGCGTGGTCGCCGATCACTACCCGCGACCGGCGACACCACCGCGCTGA
- a CDS encoding GNAT family N-acetyltransferase yields the protein MTDRTELPEGYEFSADPARVDVDRVHRWLSTDAYWAIDRPREKHRRAMESSLNFGVYETASGEQVAYARVVTDRALFAWLADVYVAPAARGKGVGTAFVGRIRDQLEPYGLRRILLATEDAQEVYRKLGFRPLDRPEQWMIHPFE from the coding sequence ATGACCGACCGGACCGAGCTTCCCGAGGGCTACGAGTTCTCCGCCGACCCCGCACGCGTCGACGTCGACCGCGTCCACCGCTGGCTGTCGACCGACGCCTACTGGGCGATCGACCGGCCGCGCGAGAAGCACCGGCGGGCGATGGAGTCGTCGCTGAACTTCGGGGTGTACGAGACGGCGTCCGGGGAGCAGGTGGCCTACGCGCGGGTGGTCACCGACCGGGCGCTGTTCGCCTGGCTCGCCGATGTGTACGTCGCTCCGGCGGCGCGCGGCAAGGGGGTCGGCACGGCGTTCGTCGGCCGTATCCGCGACCAGTTGGAACCGTACGGACTGCGCCGCATCCTGCTCGCCACCGAGGACGCGCAGGAGGTCTACCGGAAGCTGGGCTTCCGGCCGCTGGACCGTCCCGAGCAGTGGATGATCCACCCCTTCGAGTAA
- a CDS encoding PLP-dependent aminotransferase family protein, producing the protein MYERSSVSELAEELRRGLDRYSPGGKLPSSRALVERFRVSPVTVSRALAQLSAEGLVITRPGAGAFRARPRATETAAGDTSWQEVALSADGAAELVPRTVDASGVTVSLAAPPPGVLEFNGGYLHPSLQPERAMAAALARAGRRPGAWGRPPLEGLPELREWFARGIGGAVTAAEVLIAAGGQAALATALRALAQPGAPVLVESPTYPGMLALARAAGLRPVPVPVDAEGVRPDLLADAFRASGARVFVCQPLFQNPTGAVLAPARRAEVLRIAREAGAFVVEDDFVRRLVHADAGPLPRPLAADDPDGVVVHVGSLTKATSPSFRVSALAARGPVLERLRAIQVVDSFFVPRPLQEAALELVGAPAWLRHLRTIAGELQARRTAMTSALALHLPELALPHVPSGGYHLWLRLPDGADESALAAAALRAGVALTPGRPYFSAEPPAAHVRLSFAAVAGTGEITEGVRRLRAACDEVL; encoded by the coding sequence ATGTACGAGCGTAGCAGTGTGAGTGAGCTGGCAGAAGAGCTGCGCCGGGGGCTCGACCGCTACTCTCCCGGTGGAAAGCTGCCGTCGAGTCGTGCTCTGGTGGAGCGGTTCCGGGTGAGCCCCGTGACCGTCTCACGGGCCCTCGCCCAACTGTCCGCCGAGGGGCTCGTGATCACCCGGCCCGGCGCCGGCGCCTTCCGGGCCCGGCCGCGCGCGACGGAGACCGCCGCCGGGGACACCTCCTGGCAGGAGGTCGCGCTGAGCGCCGACGGCGCCGCCGAACTCGTACCGCGCACCGTGGACGCCTCCGGTGTCACCGTCTCGCTGGCCGCCCCGCCGCCCGGCGTACTGGAGTTCAACGGCGGGTACCTGCATCCCTCGCTCCAGCCGGAGCGGGCCATGGCGGCCGCCCTCGCCCGGGCCGGCCGGCGACCGGGCGCCTGGGGCCGGCCGCCGCTGGAGGGGCTGCCGGAGCTGCGGGAGTGGTTCGCTCGCGGGATCGGCGGCGCCGTCACGGCGGCCGAGGTGCTGATCGCGGCAGGCGGCCAGGCCGCGCTGGCCACCGCACTGCGCGCGCTCGCCCAGCCCGGCGCCCCGGTCCTCGTGGAGTCGCCGACCTACCCGGGCATGCTGGCCCTCGCCCGCGCGGCCGGTCTGCGCCCGGTGCCGGTGCCCGTCGACGCCGAAGGAGTGCGCCCCGACCTGCTCGCCGATGCCTTCCGGGCCAGCGGCGCCCGGGTGTTCGTCTGCCAGCCCCTGTTCCAGAACCCGACCGGTGCCGTGCTCGCCCCCGCACGGCGCGCCGAGGTGCTGCGCATCGCCCGCGAGGCAGGCGCGTTCGTCGTCGAGGACGACTTCGTCCGGCGCCTGGTGCACGCCGACGCGGGCCCGCTGCCCCGGCCGCTGGCCGCCGACGACCCGGACGGCGTGGTCGTCCACGTCGGCTCGCTGACCAAGGCGACCTCGCCCAGCTTCCGGGTGAGCGCCCTGGCGGCCCGCGGCCCGGTACTGGAACGTCTGCGGGCCATCCAGGTCGTGGACAGCTTCTTCGTCCCCCGGCCGCTCCAGGAGGCCGCGCTGGAACTCGTCGGCGCCCCGGCCTGGCTCCGCCATCTGCGGACGATCGCGGGGGAGTTGCAGGCACGGCGGACCGCCATGACGAGCGCGCTCGCCTTGCACCTGCCCGAACTCGCCCTCCCGCACGTCCCGTCGGGCGGCTACCACCTCTGGCTGCGCCTGCCCGACGGGGCCGACGAGTCCGCGCTGGCCGCGGCCGCCCTCCGCGCGGGTGTCGCCCTCACCCCCGGCCGCCCCTACTTCAGCGCCGAACCCCCCGCCGCCCACGTCCGGTTGAGCTTCGCCGCGGTCGCCGGAACCGGCGAGATCACGGAGGGTGTGCGGCGGCTGCGGGCGGCCTGCGACGAGGTGCTGTAG
- a CDS encoding carboxymuconolactone decarboxylase family protein has translation MSESTTREERFAHGLEVLNAVDGESGRRVIDSLADISPELGHQIVSWGFGEIYARPQLAPRDRQLVTLGMLTALGGCEPQLEVHVNAALNVGLAPEQIVEALLHSAGYCGFPKALNATFVAKKVFAERGLLPLEQPAQEPPAASA, from the coding sequence ATGAGCGAGAGCACGACCCGTGAAGAGCGTTTCGCCCACGGCCTGGAGGTGCTGAACGCGGTCGACGGCGAGTCGGGCCGGCGGGTGATCGACTCGCTCGCCGACATCAGCCCCGAGCTGGGGCACCAGATCGTCTCCTGGGGGTTCGGCGAGATCTACGCACGGCCGCAGCTCGCGCCCCGCGACCGCCAGCTGGTGACCCTGGGCATGCTGACCGCTCTGGGCGGCTGCGAGCCGCAGCTGGAGGTGCACGTCAACGCCGCGCTGAACGTGGGTCTCGCCCCGGAGCAGATCGTGGAGGCGCTGCTGCACTCGGCCGGCTACTGCGGCTTTCCGAAGGCGCTCAACGCCACGTTCGTCGCGAAGAAGGTCTTCGCCGAGCGCGGGCTGCTGCCGCTGGAGCAGCCCGCGCAGGAGCCTCCGGCCGCTTCGGCCTGA
- a CDS encoding PP2C family protein-serine/threonine phosphatase encodes MIRIKARPTTARGAVLPTMWGAVAVAYKFGCPLAQQNGLGARIVTSAVFFAVGTGLVVHVRRSLLRELRLARRAARVAQSVVLRPPPPRLDGLSVAAAQLSADRGASVGGDLYEAIATEHGVRVVMGDVRGHGLAALGTVAAVLGSFREAAHDEPALDLVMRRLERALGRHLRERARAEHPAAGGPDPDRPVAEEFVTLVLLEIGRDGELRALNCGHPWPYLLSGTTVEPLTRADPLPPLGPFPLPPDLRARPCGRLLPDESLVLFTDGAEDARDARGRFFALPEVLRKAVRDHPLSAQLVLRRVFTALLHHTAGRPADDVALLVLRNDRGGARLSCLGARGSARPAATGPQPTTRP; translated from the coding sequence ATGATCCGCATCAAGGCACGGCCGACCACCGCGCGCGGAGCGGTACTGCCCACCATGTGGGGGGCCGTGGCGGTCGCCTACAAGTTCGGCTGCCCGCTCGCCCAGCAGAACGGGCTCGGCGCACGCATCGTCACCAGCGCGGTGTTCTTCGCCGTGGGCACCGGCCTGGTGGTCCACGTCCGCCGCTCCCTCCTCCGCGAGCTGCGGCTGGCCCGGCGGGCGGCGCGCGTCGCGCAGAGCGTCGTGCTGCGTCCGCCGCCCCCGCGTCTCGACGGGCTGAGCGTCGCCGCCGCACAGCTGTCCGCGGACCGGGGCGCGAGCGTCGGCGGCGACCTGTACGAGGCGATCGCCACCGAACACGGCGTCCGCGTGGTGATGGGTGACGTACGGGGGCACGGTCTGGCGGCGCTGGGCACGGTCGCCGCCGTCCTGGGCAGCTTCCGCGAGGCCGCTCACGACGAGCCGGCACTCGACCTGGTCATGCGCCGGCTGGAGCGGGCGCTGGGCCGGCACCTGCGCGAGCGGGCCCGCGCCGAACACCCGGCGGCCGGCGGCCCCGACCCGGACCGGCCGGTCGCCGAGGAGTTCGTCACCCTCGTGCTGCTGGAGATCGGCCGGGACGGCGAGCTGCGAGCCCTCAACTGCGGCCATCCGTGGCCGTATCTGCTGAGCGGTACGACCGTCGAGCCGTTGACGCGTGCGGATCCGCTCCCGCCGCTGGGCCCCTTCCCGCTGCCGCCGGACCTTCGGGCCCGCCCCTGCGGCCGGCTGCTCCCGGACGAGTCGCTGGTCCTCTTCACGGACGGCGCCGAGGACGCCCGGGACGCCCGGGGCCGGTTCTTCGCGCTCCCGGAGGTGCTGCGCAAGGCGGTGCGCGACCATCCGCTCTCCGCCCAACTGGTCCTGCGCAGGGTCTTCACGGCCCTGCTGCACCACACGGCCGGCAGACCCGCCGACGACGTGGCGCTCCTGGTCCTGCGCAACGACCGCGGCGGCGCCCGGCTCTCCTGCCTGGGAGCGCGGGGGAGCGCGCGGCCGGCCGCCACCGGCCCGCAGCCGACGACACGTCCCTGA
- a CDS encoding DUF6314 family protein, with protein sequence MSGFWPVPDVLAHLAGRWRVRRTVRDLAGGDEGRFDGTTVFSRLPEGGLLHEESGTFTWQGVARPATRTLRFLPGHAPGTADVRFADGRPFHELDLTSGRYVAGHPCAADHYRGEFTVLDADHWRTVWRVGGPAKDLVLTTEYEREAETGG encoded by the coding sequence ATGAGCGGGTTCTGGCCGGTGCCGGACGTGCTGGCCCACCTCGCGGGGCGCTGGCGCGTGCGGCGGACCGTGCGGGACCTGGCCGGCGGGGACGAAGGGCGTTTCGACGGCACCACCGTCTTCAGCCGCCTCCCGGAGGGCGGACTGCTGCACGAGGAGTCCGGCACGTTCACCTGGCAGGGCGTCGCCCGCCCCGCGACCCGGACTCTGCGTTTCCTGCCGGGACACGCCCCGGGCACGGCGGACGTGCGCTTCGCGGACGGCCGTCCCTTCCACGAGCTGGACCTGACCTCGGGACGGTACGTCGCCGGCCACCCCTGCGCCGCCGACCACTACCGCGGCGAGTTCACCGTCCTCGACGCCGACCACTGGCGCACGGTCTGGCGGGTCGGCGGTCCCGCCAAGGACCTCGTCCTCACCACCGAGTACGAGCGCGAGGCCGAGACCGGCGGCTAG
- a CDS encoding 3-hydroxybutyryl-CoA dehydrogenase: MTDIERVGVVGCGQMGAGIAEVCARAGLDVKVAETTGEALEIGRTRLFGSLAKAAERGKITEEERDATQARLSFTTDLGEFADRDLVIEAVVENEQVKTEIFQVLDQVVTRADAILASNTSSIPLVKLAVATSRPDHVVGIHFFNPAPVQQLVELIPALTTSEGTLSRAQVFAEKVLGKHAIRAQDRSGFVVNALLVPYLLSAIRMFESGIASREDIDNGMEMGCAHPMGPLKLSDLIGLDTIVSIANSMYAEYKEPLYAAPPLLQRMVEAGRLGRKTGSGFYPYG, translated from the coding sequence GTGACCGACATCGAGCGCGTCGGAGTCGTGGGCTGCGGCCAGATGGGCGCGGGCATCGCCGAGGTGTGCGCCCGTGCGGGACTGGACGTGAAGGTCGCCGAGACCACCGGCGAGGCCCTGGAGATCGGCCGTACCCGGCTGTTCGGCTCCCTGGCCAAGGCCGCCGAACGCGGCAAGATCACGGAGGAGGAGCGGGACGCCACGCAGGCGCGCCTGAGCTTCACCACCGACCTCGGCGAGTTCGCCGACCGCGACCTCGTCATCGAGGCCGTCGTGGAGAACGAGCAGGTCAAGACGGAGATCTTCCAGGTGCTGGACCAGGTGGTGACCCGGGCGGACGCGATCCTGGCCTCCAACACCTCTTCGATCCCGCTGGTGAAGCTGGCCGTCGCCACCTCCCGCCCCGACCACGTGGTCGGCATCCACTTCTTCAACCCGGCCCCGGTCCAGCAGCTGGTCGAGCTGATCCCGGCGCTCACCACCTCCGAGGGCACGCTCAGCCGCGCCCAGGTCTTCGCCGAGAAGGTGCTGGGCAAGCACGCCATCCGCGCCCAGGACCGCTCCGGGTTCGTCGTCAACGCGCTGCTCGTGCCGTACCTGCTGTCCGCGATCCGGATGTTCGAGTCGGGCATCGCGAGCCGCGAGGACATCGACAACGGCATGGAGATGGGCTGCGCCCACCCGATGGGCCCGCTCAAGCTGTCCGACCTGATCGGTCTGGACACCATCGTCTCCATCGCGAACTCGATGTACGCCGAGTACAAGGAGCCGCTGTACGCCGCTCCCCCGCTGCTGCAGCGCATGGTCGAGGCGGGCCGGCTCGGCCGGAAGACCGGCTCGGGCTTCTACCCCTACGGCTGA